The Raphanus sativus cultivar WK10039 chromosome 6, ASM80110v3, whole genome shotgun sequence sequence ttttaaatacatataataaaatatagctTTTAATGTGAATTTACataaaaaatttacatgtatttttttgaatgtTCTATAAGATTTTAATGTGAATTCACAGGAGAAGGATTTGCAAAGGGGGTAATAGATTTGCGAGGTCTTGAAGTTTTCCAAATAACAACGTTTAAAAAAGTATGGACTGTATACGAAGGAGGACAAGATAATCTTGGAGCCACTTTTTTTGAGCCGTCTTCAGTACCTGAAGGCTTCTCACTTCTCGGTTTCTACGCTCAACCCAATAACCGCAAGCTTTTTGGATGGACACTTGTCGGTAAAGACCTCTCCGGCGACTCTTTAAGACCTCCGGTAGattatcttcttctttggaGCGGCAAATCTACAAAGGTAGAGAACAATAGGGACCAAACTGGATACTTTTGGCAGCCTGTACCTCCTGATGGTTACAGTGCAGTGGGTCTAATTGTAACCACCAAGGCTGAGAAGCCTCCTCTAGACAAGATCCGTTGTGTCCGGTCTGATCTAACGGATCAATCCGAGCCAGACGCTGTGATATGGGAATCTAatgggtttggggtttcgagtTCTAAGCCTGTCAACAGAGGAACACAAGCCCCTAGTGTATGTGTTGGTACGTTCACTGCAAATCCAACCCTAGCTTGTCTGAAGAACAACAAGTTCGACTTTTCTTGCATGCCAAGCAAGGTCCAGATCGATGCTCTGTTTCAAGCTTACGCTCCTTTGATCTACTTCCACAAAGATGAGAAGTATCTCCCATCGTCTGTCAACTGGTTTTTCAGCAACGGTGCCTTGCTTTACAAGAAAGGCGACGAATCAAACCCGGTGCCGGTCGAACCAAACGGCTCAAATCTTCCTCAAGGTGAAGCCAACGATGGTCTTTACTGGTTAGACCTACCAGTTGCTTCTGACGCAAGAAAACGAGTCCAAGGCGGAGATTTACAGAGCATGGAAGTTGATCTTCACATAAAACCTGTTTTTGGTGGAACATTAACAGATATAGCTGTCTGGATGTTTTATCCATTCAATGGACCTTCACGAGCCAAGCTCAAGCTCGTGACAATCCCGTTGGGGAGAATAGGCGAACACATTGGAGATTGGGAACATTTCACTCTCCGGATAAGTAACTTCAACGGCAAGCTACAGAGGATGTACCTCTCGCAACATAGCAGAGGAAGCTGGATTGATGCTCCGGAGATTGAGTTTCAGAGTGGTGGAAACAAACCAGTGGCTTACGCTTCTTTAAATGGGCATGCAATGTACGCTAAACCAGGACTAGTGTTGCAAGGCAGAGACGATGTAGGGATTAGGAACGATACAGGAAAGAGTGAAAAGGTGTTTGATACTGCGGTTAGGTTTAGGGTTGTTTCGGCTGAGTATATGAAAGAAGTGGAGGAGCCGGTGTGGTTGAACTATATGAGACATTGGGGACCAAAGATTGATTATGGTCGTGAAGATGAGATTAGAAGTGTGGAGAAGATTGTTGTTGGAGAGAGTCTGAAGAATCTGTTCAGGAATGTGATTAACGGATTGCCTAATGAGGTTTTCGGAGAGGACGGACCTACGGGTCCGAAGCTGAAGAGGAACTGGTTAGGTGACGAAGATTGAATCTCTTCAtgttgtttctttttcattttaatgtTTGGTTTTGTGAATCTATTGTTATCTCTGTCTTTGTCAATTTGGGGTAGATACAATCATGGCCGACCTTGAGGTAAAACTCATGATTTAGGCACCAccaaattatcttatatatttagaGGATAACATGTTTCTAAAATTTAACAGAGGTATAGTTAGGCATGGGCATAAAATAAGGAATCAAAATTCGAACCGAACtcgaaccgaaaaacccgacccaTTATCCGATctgaaatgtaaaaatattcgAACGGGGTTTTTAGGGTGGTACAAGAAATATCTGAACCTGAAGTGTTATTAACCAAACCAGAACGGGTAACCCAAAAAATCCGAAATTAACagtcaatataaatattttgaaatatacataagtatttcaattattaaatttaatattttgtggtaatatgatatataaaaatatatagtaaaattttgataaatgcTTTAAGTACACAGTTagttataaataacatatttataactTGTTCACTGAAATAACAAGTTTATTTTCTATAAGATAATGTATGTTGTTTACGAATGATGCTTGTTTTcatgtttgatttaatattattgttattttatcaatattatatttgatagattaattgttatttaatttaggtgtttttttatattttgttttgaatttttgttctatttatttattttggttatattgAAACTGAATCGATATAACCCGAATTCGAAcgatatatgattattttatagattttaggatgtaatataattttgaaccgaacccgaaatattattatataaactcgacctatactaataaaaatttagtataGGATCTAGGAGCGCAAACCCGTAAACCTGAAAAATCGGTAAAATCTGATCCGAACCTGAACGCCTAGGTATAGCGGTTGAAGCTAACAGCCTAACACTAACATCACACATGGGCATGGTTTGGTTATGAAGGTTTACTTTTTAGggaaaataaatttaagttGGCTCAAACGTTTTGGGCTTAGACTCCAACAAACTACCCCAATTTTTGTcggaactctttttttttttttttaaacaatttctgaataagtgttatttttacattttcatatatattaagaaagtgattaaaatatatgtaagttattattaattacatctttctgaccaatagtatttgagataaataaataaatttatttataaaatcaatgcagtttacaattaatttcTAGCTAATAGGtaagtataatttgcattgaaattgtaaaatgatacttttgtataacaaaaataatattagaatgacaattattatgaaacagatagagtataacaaaataataaccaAGCTAATCAGATATTCTGTACCAAAAATTAAAGATATTGAAATAATAACATTTACctaaagtaataataaaataaattatataattttttgattttttaaatactttactttgtaaatattattttgcacAAAATATCATCTAGTACATATAAAAGgtacaaaataaatatcatttataattatatgtatgcACTATGGGtcttatatatatgcatatataacaTGGAAGTACAAATTAACAACTTTAATATAACTAGGGAAACGTGGTTGCTTTAATGATATTTTCTTAAAGTCATGAGTCAGTCTTTATTAATAGTGTTTATATTAAAGTCACAAGTCAATCTGTATTAATAGTGTTAATCATAACCAAATTAATCTTAGTTTATCTATAACAGTTGagaaatactccctctgtttttaaataatacatgttttgagattttcacactttttaataaaacatattaaaatttacttattagtgcatagttttttgttattttatatttcctatatttctaaaccaataaaatttcaagaaatgcaattaatgtttttgagattcacaattattcataattagttgacaaaaattacattgaaaatatgaaaaatacatctttttgaaacaaaaaaaattcctaaaacatacatctttaaaaaacagagggagtactgtATGATAACTCTAAAAGTTCAAAATAACACACattaaaaatgactaaaatatacttcttctctttctgtttcatattaaatttcactgtaaattttttattttgtttcaaaaatgtGTTATTCTACAATTCCAATATAACTTTGtacattaaatctaatttttaatatttttaataatcaataaattttaatttaatttaattaattatacattaaatcgaaatatattattctactataaaaaaaaatttattaccaTAAAAAGTGTCAaagtaacatttattaaaaatggtgggagtatatattttgaaaagaaattagagaaaaatatatgtttagGGTGGCAAAAATTCAGAATTTAGTTTTTCGACGGTATGGTGTTGGGTTTAGAGGATATAGTTTAGAATCTTCAAtctaaaattcaataaaaatctataataataatttctaaacaaatgttttttatttttcctgtgttaattttattgtaaatttgTTTAAGAATTTTTAGGAGAATTGCCCATGataatatgaattaaaaaatataaaatacctcaagacatataaataaaaatattaaatataatatatttacatatgtgTAAGaacttaaaaatgatttattgtCATTAATGTAATGCGAGTCATATAACATTTTAGTTTCTTTCCAAGTTATCTATAAACAATAAGTATCAATTATACAAAGCTTTACAAAAAGACTATacattaaaatgtatatatggaTGAATTATGAGTCTATGACCAACTATGCACATGGAAGTACAAATAAACAACCTTTGCACAACTAGAGAAACGTGGGAGGGGGGTTGTGACGATGTTGAAGTCATAAGTCAACTTTCATTAATAGAGTTATATAATCACTAATTTGTTTCCTCCTAGTTTCCTAATTATAGAATATACGAACAATCTACTCCTATAAATTCGACTTGTAGTTGGTAGGAAACTTCAAAAATTACTTTCTAAGGATTATAATAAACCATAATGGGAATGGCTGGTTTGACGGTTGCACTGATGATGATAGGAGTGATAATCTCTCCTTGTGTCAATGGAGATGAGCTCTCCGATCACAAGGAAATCGAAGTAGAAAGACTTTTGAAACGGCTCAACAAGCCTGCTCTTATATCCATTAAGGTTATCTTTACACATGCAAATTCCATATTCATAAACTCATTGCTTTGATTATTTGCGTGCAAATTAACTGAGATTGAATGTTACACCTTAATCTCTGTTACAGAGCGACGATGGAGATATAATAGATTGTGTTCCAATACAAAATCAACTAGCTTTTGATCATCCTCTGCTTAAAAACCACACCATCCAGGTTTGActtcatttttaatttagtttttttaatatatatatttacatgcaTGATGATGCTGAAATGTCAAGTTTTTCGCATGTAGATGAGACCGAGCTTTATACCGGAAAGTACGTCTACGTACACCAAGGATATTACAAATGTTACTCAGGTGTGGAACAAGAATGGAAGATGCCCAGAAAATACAGTTTCGATACGaagaataaagaaagaagatatcTTACGGTCAAAATCCATTCAGAATTTTGGGAAAAAGATGATGACTCCAGCTCCAGGCATCCTTTTATATGGTTCAAGTAGTGTTCATGAAGATCTTACGTCTGATCCAAGTAAAGGCCATGAGGTAAgcttatttttcttgttttacttACTCTCTAGTCTCTCTTGCGGTTTTGTTTACACTGTTCTCTTTTTGGAGCTGGTTTATATGTTCAAAAAGTGTTCATGAGGTACACctctttttatattagtttGTTCTTGTGTTAAACATTCTCTAGTTTCTCTTATGGCTTAATTTacactttttctatttttcggTGCTGGTTTAGTATGCGACCATGAATTCCAAAGGAAAGTATTTTGGGACCGAATGTGTAGTGAATATCTGGAAACCATACGTTCAAGGTAGCAGAGAGTTCAGCTTGGCTCAGACTTGGCTCGTGTCTGGAGTTGGACTTTCTCGTAACACAATTGAAGCTGGTTTTCAGGTCTTGTACTTCTCTGGGTCCTCCACATCTTGATTAAACTACATCTTGTGATCATATGCAAACATCATGACTGCCTTCGTTTGCCTTAATCTATAGGTTCATCCAGCACAATATGGTGATTTTAATCTAAGATTATTCGTTTACTGGACGGTAAGTTCCCATTTTCTACCCCAAACATGTCGAAAAGCTAATCATATAAAAgagagaattaccaattgtgactcaaaacttggagtcaaacccaaaagagtaccccaacttgggtcaaaggcaaaagtaacttaaaaggctattgaaattacaactatctccttgtgaacaaacaaaaaaacggattttttttacgtttctacccctcgcaagtcgtctgtaaacagacgacttgaaaataagtcgtccagacgactttaagttaagtcgtctggacagttattcttaaacataatttaaaaattttgtaaaaaatattttgataagtgaaaaattggaattatgtaattaacatatgtcttaagagatataaattaatatataacaaatttcaattgttttcagcccagatgagtgaaagtagtgagtcatgatattctttagtttatgtttcatcaacatatgttgtagtattgtatgtgttcttagggttagattttggaaagcattaaaaccgtttttgaaaatttttaaaattacctaggcgtgttcgtttctgtgtatagtaaacactattgaagtataatttgattttataacgtggttagtaagttaatttagtcattttagtttaggggttcattttagggtattggacgacttaatatttagtcttctgttcccagacgactaaatattaggtcgtctgatgtacattatcagccagaataagtcgtctaaaccggaccaaaccttaaagtttaccaatgtacttttaaagctaaccggattatttacccaatatataaggtgattttttttttttttttcattttccgcgaacagaaaccctaacagttctctctcaccggcgatatcaaaggcgattcgaattcccactatttccgaacaaccatcgttctcaacgtcggctatctatctcacttcattctcaccgttgtcgccgcagcttcttctaaccctagcgccgccgattcctctaaaccctagcgcccccgcttccactatttccgaacaaaccgtcgccctcgccaccgtgctcaccaacgttctcaccgccgcttactctaaacactagctagcaccgccgtttcttctaaaccctagcgccgccgcttcttctaaaccctagcgccgccgcttcttctctgtaaaccgtagcgccgtttctctgtaaaccctaacgccggtaagtcatcaaactcgtggaaaagatgaacataaaacgttgtctctttcaatttactcattctcaccgtttcacgtttattttttcagatctataaccacaatgacgagtactcgaactccttctgcgactaatcaggtccgcttgaaatttttctactggaagacttgtaagtaagtcgtctggaaagtcttcaacctggacgacttagtacgtccatttggaagactttccagacgacttaaatataagtcgtcaactaagtcgtccagttggacgactttctagacgacttatatttaagtcgtctactaagtcgtctggagtaacaattaaggcgtgattgatttagcttgtgttctgacttctattgttgtctttgattattttgcagacaaaaaggatggatattccagaactcccccgtaggttatacacattaggggaagagccagaaccccacaatagcatttcgtatcatacggataacacgaagttgcatactgctcttagggaagctctcactgatgctgaatttgaagagctcaaggagtcgagattgggagttttcatcaagttcaaggagcagggatttggttgggcttcaaggctggttcaccacttgctcggtttaaagctggacattaagaagaagtacgagatgtggtgtctcgttggtccagaacctgcgaggttttcactgttagagtttgaaaacatcactggtctaaactgcgactacatcgaggaccttgagacaccagaatgtgaagttaccccacagatggtttctttctgggagatgatgggagttcatcgggaagctgggccaagtactgatcagataatagcagcactgaagagatgcggggattggtccagggaagatcgcaagcgactcgcgtacctttccatcttcactggattcattgaagggaaaaagttctcaagcgctacacgagctactctcgcaaggctagtgatggatttagaaaggtttgagaattatccatgggggagagtcgcgtttaaggtgctgatggactctttgtggaacaaagatattactggctgttacaccgtggatggctttatacaagttcttcaggtctgggcgtacgaagctattccgggattgggtgctagtattggtctacccagagcaaacagtccgtctccaccgattctggcttacgacggcagcagaggccgcagattcatgaaagctgctatcttgagtcaggtacctttccatcttcacttaattaagtcgtccggaaggtcttccagctggacgacttagtagacgacttattataagtcgtctggaaggtcttccagctggacgacttagtagacgacttattataagtcgtctggaaggtcttccagctggacgacttagtagacgacttattataagtcgtctggaaggtcttccagctggacgacttagtagacgacttattataagtcgtctggaaggtcttccagctggacgacttagtagacgacttattataagtcgtctggaaggtcgtccagctggacgacttagtagacgacttataataagtcgtctggaaggtcgtccagctggacgacttagttgacgacttataattaagtcgtctatttagtattttgtttcaaatatctaactcgattcttcttctatttactgcagacccgcgtgatcaactttgttgagaaggacattagtgaaatgtggccaaaatgggactctgaggttgatgacgtgcccgcggagaacatcattaaagtgatgtatgatcggagaccgtggaagtggaccatggattgctgggaagtcactggtacaaaacccaagtttgtgactccatcgaaaagagccaaagagatggttgtggaggaggtggaggaagacaatcagagacctcggaagaaagctcgtaaagaggctcctaaagaggctcctaaagaggctagagaagaggctcctacagaggctacagaagaggctacagaagaggctagagaagaggctagttgggtgaccagagaggagttagaaaacatgttcaaggacttaggtgacatgatgaaagaggggtttaagaagtgcatcagggagattaggaagatctccgatagattggaagctgtggagaagaaggttggtgtcaccaatcaggctaccctcaagccccagaaaccggggttagtaaaaaacaccctaccccacaagccccagaaaccggggctagtaacaaacagactactcctcaaaaggatcagcctccacttcaaaccaatcatcctactcctcccaccagacagcctgctcctcaaaaggcaaagcctactcctcaaaaggcgaaacagcctgctcctcaaactaaacagcctgctcctcaaactaaacagcctgctcctcaaacgaaacagcctgctcctcaaactaaacagcctgctcctcagacgaaacagcctgctcctcaaacgaaaaagccttctccacaaaaaaacagccttctcctctgcccaaagaggttaatatcaaatctttaagtcgtctggtctttgtatagatttgtaaatatataagtcgtctggaaggttttccagctggacgacttacaaataagtcgtctggaaggttttccagctggaaaaccttccagacgacttatttgtaagtcgtccagctggaaaaccttccagaagacttacaaataagtcgtctgaactccagctggaaccaaatcctctcccaacttttatttaagtcgtccagggttaacttgttctcttttattgcagagattgttgccggaggatacagcagatgaggcgatctcggtatataagatcttgccggaggataaagcagatggtgtcacctccaaagagattgttcctctcacttccactgaccaaccgagcttcgcttccaacgatcaacaaccgagcttcgcttccaccgatccagcttcagcttcagaaccgagcctggttgtattggaccaaaacagctcccactgcttctgtgcgtgcaaggagtgaacgaacgaagaaacctgctcccacgcagatatctccttatacggcagagagaaggaaactccttagagtgggaaagtataatccatttcccacactaaacagacctaagatgaaggagctcgctgattggttgaaaactgatccgtaagtgattgctttacccataatagcttgatttagtctaccaaaactgattgcttttttgtttgcagtgattatttcactaaggaagaggacaaaccacgtacatcaccaacttggtggtatcaaaaactccggacatccaaagcatggctggaagacgtagtaagtcttctgcttatctttaagtcgtctggtaacttgtctttgtatagatttgtaaaatatataagtcgtctggaaggttttccagctggacgacttatttgtaagtcgtccagctggaaaaccttccagaagacttacaaataagtcgtctggtaacttgtctttgtatagatttgtaaatatataagtcgtctggaaggttttccagctggacgacttacaaataagtcgtctggaaggtttcgagctggaaaaccttccagacgacttatttgtaagtcgtccagctggaaaaccttccagacgacttatttgtaagtcgtctggaaggttctaacttgtattattttatatgcagcatatagatgcttggatgaatgtgctgaggcagaggtataaggagaacccacaatgtttccggagcgagcgaatgtgcttcctggatcacaactttacccagtcttggagagaacagtatctggtcttcaaaacatcgtcgtctgatcacaatggtttaggaaaaatgctacctagtggggcggcgagtttgtatgacggatcaatgccttcattttgccaatcaaacaagaagtggggggaggacattgatgatatctatgcgccactgaacttggacaacaaacattgggtggctatttggatatcgatccctaagaggcacatagtcgtctgggacagcataccttcaactaccataccagaaagatgggatgagataatggagccttttctcgagatggtcccttatctgattgtggagtgcggagaccagatgcatgggttggagcgatacacttatgagagactcctcaaagatgtacccacggccaacaatggtgattgtggcgtgtacgctgcaaagtacattgaatgtcatgctcttggggtcccttagccctaaagactttgctaggtccaatgcgaagactatgagggatactatggctttggctatatggacggagcttgttgatcagcatctgaaagataatgaggatggtggtatgtttgtaggcatgtatgattagatacacaaatcaatttgtatagattttttaacttgtatagattttttaacttgtatagattttttaacttgtatagatacacaaatcaatttgtatatttgaactatttgtatacacaaatctatttgtatatttgaactatttgtttacacaaatctatttgtatgtttgtgggcatgtatgattttatttgattttctaacttgtatagattttctaacttacaaataagtcgtctggaaggttttccagctggacgacttacaaataagtcgtctggaaggttttccagctggacgacttacaaataagtcgtctggaaggttttccagctggacgacttacaaataagtcgtctggaaggttttccagctggacgacttacaaataaggtcgtctaaaaaaaataaggtagtctaaaataaaatacactggacgacttacaaataaggtcgtctaaaaaaaataaggtagtctaaaaataaaatacactggacgacttcgtaaaaggtcgtctaaaaaaaaatacacttgaagggatatgtagaaggtagtctaaacactggacgacttaaatacactggacgacttaaatacactggacgacttcgtaaaaggtcgtctaaaaaaatacacttgaagggatagtagaaggtagtctaatacactggacgacttcgtagaaggtagacgaaacactggacgacttagaaattagtcgtctgg is a genomic window containing:
- the LOC108806141 gene encoding hypothetical protein At1g04090; its protein translation is MGNISSAQSSSPSFPIDSAFELPSPLPSWPSGEGFAKGVIDLRGLEVFQITTFKKVWTVYEGGQDNLGATFFEPSSVPEGFSLLGFYAQPNNRKLFGWTLVGKDLSGDSLRPPVDYLLLWSGKSTKVENNRDQTGYFWQPVPPDGYSAVGLIVTTKAEKPPLDKIRCVRSDLTDQSEPDAVIWESNGFGVSSSKPVNRGTQAPSVCVGTFTANPTLACLKNNKFDFSCMPSKVQIDALFQAYAPLIYFHKDEKYLPSSVNWFFSNGALLYKKGDESNPVPVEPNGSNLPQGEANDGLYWLDLPVASDARKRVQGGDLQSMEVDLHIKPVFGGTLTDIAVWMFYPFNGPSRAKLKLVTIPLGRIGEHIGDWEHFTLRISNFNGKLQRMYLSQHSRGSWIDAPEIEFQSGGNKPVAYASLNGHAMYAKPGLVLQGRDDVGIRNDTGKSEKVFDTAVRFRVVSAEYMKEVEEPVWLNYMRHWGPKIDYGREDEIRSVEKIVVGESLKNLFRNVINGLPNEVFGEDGPTGPKLKRNWLGDED
- the LOC108836396 gene encoding uncharacterized protein LOC108836396, producing MGMAGLTVALMMIGVIISPCVNGDELSDHKEIEVERLLKRLNKPALISIKSDDGDIIDCVPIQNQLAFDHPLLKNHTIQMRPSFIPESTSTYTKDITNVTQVWNKNGRCPENTVSIRRIKKEDILRSKSIQNFGKKMMTPAPGILLYGSSSVHEDLTSDPSKGHEYATMNSKGKYFGTECVVNIWKPYVQGSREFSLAQTWLVSGVGLSRNTIEAGFQVHPAQYGDFNLRLFVYWTADGYQHTGCHNTDCPGFVQISKRVTVGGTYKTVSQYNGAQYAFRIVIWRDRGNGKKWWLKVGDEVVGYWPSSLFTSLGDGATRVSWGGEIVNDMIGGKHTATDMGSGHFAEEDNKKASYFRNLMIVSDTNVMREPKEVHPIVTNANCYNIKAGRSGTSWGIYFYHGGPGRNAKCP